The Aggregatilinea lenta genome includes a region encoding these proteins:
- a CDS encoding transposase: protein MDPKHPDDRKGSGSLAGERGWQSCLGQERRRRRDLSGTQESENVEHSADDGWEWLWVGLHGIIAGHHHDAFDLKSHLQAAFKAMKRLSLPIAGAYFDADTAFDTREARKVCFNHDLIPNIPQNPRHRKRQKSGRPRLFNPDIYKRRFTNERSFAWVDKFRALLVRFDRRSVNFLGAHCIAFAMINLRHVFAVKV, encoded by the coding sequence TTGGACCCAAAGCATCCGGACGATAGAAAAGGATCTGGCTCTCTCGCAGGTGAACGTGGATGGCAGTCATGCCTTGGCCAAGAAAGGCGGAGACGCCGTGACCTATCAGGGACGCAAGAAAGCGAAAACGTCGAACATTCTGCCGATGACGGATGGGAATGGCTATGGGTTGGCCTCCACGGGATCATCGCGGGTCATCATCACGATGCATTTGACCTCAAATCTCACCTCCAGGCGGCCTTCAAAGCGATGAAACGCCTCAGTCTTCCGATTGCAGGCGCTTACTTCGATGCCGATACCGCCTTTGATACGCGCGAGGCTCGAAAAGTCTGCTTCAATCACGACCTCATTCCCAACATCCCGCAGAATCCACGTCATCGCAAGCGCCAGAAATCCGGTCGTCCGCGCTTGTTTAACCCCGATATCTACAAGCGTCGCTTTACCAACGAACGTAGTTTCGCCTGGGTCGACAAGTTCCGCGCCCTGTTGGTGCGATTCGACCGTAGAAGCGTCAACTTTCTAGGCGCTCACTGCATCGCCTTTGCCATGATTAATCTACGGCATGTCTTTGCCGTGAAAGTTTGA
- a CDS encoding transposase, translating into MSTIPISVTEEQFDEHIRPWLSTAKLGYVCKIALVKVFNYILYHLHTGCEWKQLPIAPDVHDPEKKS; encoded by the coding sequence ATGAGCACTATCCCTATCAGTGTAACCGAAGAACAATTTGACGAACATATCCGGCCCTGGTTGAGCACGGCCAAGCTGGGATATGTATGCAAAATTGCGTTGGTCAAAGTCTTCAACTATATCCTGTATCACCTGCACACGGGCTGTGAGTGGAAGCAACTGCCGATTGCCCCAGATGTCCACGACCCCGAAAAAAAGAGTTGA
- a CDS encoding TIR domain-containing protein yields MKKMRLYLALILALSLVLPLRPFSVIEIVTAQNDCRSLIKFDSDLIAQLDPLQQWHEHGLCGQGIKIGIIATSFPEREAINDLLDVGRIEIHPQQNNIWSQETSTLRSTHLIKTLHAIAPEAKIYFFRLDNSQDFIVASDWMLANEVRIIANLVAHPAFSETELIELTEFMDKASERNILWLNAAGNFGNSYYESQLDWSKWQREGWHYFSDSAHGLLPIQVVDNTQNVRAYILWEDKNAELELSVFQDAEDLIPLDTSGSSYISDPNQAVGRLDIGFLSDSQIVYLALLDTNYFRSNIGNGNFRIFLVNATIQDVHSSGNSIPAPNANPHTLTIGAVESGQSPLLTSSAIANGKPEILTFGSSLEENTVEYGTSFSTLIVAGVAAVYWSQDTTQSAAVIRDRLIPHNNEHVLAVDRLGDDSKTPWFEMGIATLIGILILAVVAAVLWLKDRQLAIQQLRESDFRAELSSDCQVLTILFELPLRRNGYPYLLRYFKMLRVDLAFDPRLNRKPDFDSWLANINIERKKSNTTEAARGGLKIGNQSEITSQDPLLRCTHLSEREAVVAVDLRFQFYIRLPIELSFTSLEWHGIPDCPERVQAQLKISSHNDFILHSTALIADRISAKGVSDRPHITLYDAQLSSRIGSDDDESSQTITQRVFVSYSSKDRPFVQDLLVSLRQRATTCEFWIDVEQITDGVPFWDQEIQNGLDSSNKMLLIISPDSMSSPEVGREWNYFLQEKKPVLVVVYRKPEKIHYRLRPSQMIFYDEKDTAAIYQRIVSSLSC; encoded by the coding sequence ATGAAAAAGATGCGACTTTACTTGGCATTGATTCTTGCCCTATCCCTTGTTCTACCCCTTAGGCCGTTCAGCGTAATAGAAATTGTTACAGCTCAAAACGATTGTCGGAGTCTGATCAAATTCGACAGTGATCTCATTGCTCAACTTGACCCTCTGCAACAATGGCACGAGCATGGTTTGTGTGGGCAAGGAATCAAAATTGGCATTATTGCAACTAGTTTCCCCGAACGTGAGGCAATAAATGATCTTCTGGATGTTGGCAGAATAGAAATCCATCCGCAACAGAACAATATTTGGTCACAAGAAACAAGCACACTTCGTTCAACTCATCTTATAAAAACTTTGCACGCTATTGCTCCTGAGGCAAAGATCTACTTTTTCAGGCTAGACAACTCGCAAGACTTCATCGTTGCATCGGATTGGATGCTAGCAAATGAAGTCCGTATTATCGCAAACCTTGTGGCTCATCCTGCATTCTCTGAAACTGAACTCATAGAATTAACCGAGTTTATGGACAAAGCTTCTGAGAGAAATATCCTTTGGCTAAATGCAGCAGGAAACTTCGGAAACAGCTACTACGAATCTCAACTCGATTGGAGCAAATGGCAACGCGAAGGATGGCATTATTTCTCCGATTCAGCGCATGGATTATTGCCTATTCAGGTTGTGGACAATACTCAGAATGTTCGAGCTTACATATTATGGGAAGACAAAAACGCCGAATTGGAGTTGAGCGTGTTTCAAGATGCCGAGGATTTGATACCCCTTGACACTTCTGGTAGTTCCTACATATCTGATCCGAATCAAGCAGTTGGTCGATTGGATATCGGTTTTCTCTCAGATTCCCAAATAGTATATTTAGCGCTACTCGACACAAACTATTTCCGCTCAAATATTGGAAATGGGAATTTCAGAATATTTCTAGTAAACGCTACAATCCAAGATGTGCACTCAAGTGGGAATTCCATACCGGCGCCAAATGCCAATCCTCACACCTTAACTATTGGAGCAGTGGAATCTGGGCAGTCACCTCTTTTGACATCGAGTGCTATAGCAAACGGAAAACCAGAAATTCTTACCTTCGGTTCTTCTCTCGAAGAAAACACAGTTGAATATGGAACATCGTTTTCCACACTCATTGTTGCGGGGGTGGCGGCTGTGTACTGGAGTCAAGATACAACTCAATCCGCTGCTGTAATTCGAGATCGACTTATTCCACATAACAATGAGCATGTACTAGCTGTCGACAGATTAGGAGATGATAGCAAGACACCTTGGTTTGAGATGGGGATCGCTACCCTGATCGGCATATTGATTCTGGCAGTTGTAGCAGCTGTTCTTTGGCTCAAAGATCGTCAACTAGCTATTCAGCAATTGCGAGAGAGCGATTTCCGTGCGGAATTGTCAAGCGATTGTCAGGTTTTGACAATTTTGTTTGAGTTGCCTTTGCGCCGTAATGGTTATCCTTATTTGCTGCGTTATTTCAAAATGTTGCGAGTTGATCTCGCTTTTGATCCACGCCTGAATCGAAAACCTGACTTTGACTCATGGCTTGCTAACATCAATATTGAACGAAAAAAATCAAATACGACTGAAGCTGCACGAGGTGGCTTGAAAATTGGAAATCAATCAGAAATCACCTCTCAAGATCCGTTGCTCCGCTGCACGCATCTTAGTGAAAGAGAAGCCGTTGTCGCAGTTGACCTTCGCTTTCAATTCTATATCAGGTTACCGATAGAACTGAGTTTCACAAGCTTAGAGTGGCACGGAATTCCTGACTGCCCTGAAAGAGTTCAAGCTCAACTCAAAATATCATCGCATAATGACTTTATACTTCACTCAACTGCGCTGATTGCTGATCGAATCTCCGCCAAGGGAGTTAGTGATAGACCCCACATAACTCTTTATGATGCACAATTATCGAGCAGAATCGGATCGGACGATGATGAATCGTCACAAACAATTACACAGCGAGTTTTTGTCAGCTACAGCAGCAAGGACAGACCATTTGTCCAAGATCTACTCGTAAGTCTTCGACAGAGAGCAACTACATGTGAATTTTGGATTGACGTAGAGCAAATAACGGATGGCGTACCATTCTGGGATCAGGAAATTCAAAATGGGTTAGATTCATCTAACAAGATGTTGCTGATCATCTCTCCAGATTCAATGTCCTCTCCAGAAGTTGGGCGTGAATGGAACTATTTCCTTCAAGAGAAAAAGCCTGTTCTTGTTGTGGTGTATCGAAAACCTGAAAAAATACATTATCGATTGAGACCATCACAGATGATCTTCTATGATGAGAAAGATACTGCCGCAATATACCAGCGTATTGTGAGCAGTTTGAGTTGCTGA
- a CDS encoding S8 family serine peptidase produces the protein MQFKNAIAVLLILVFVFGECPEKVDSQSRVCESVSSESITVSMSTESIADPTTLGPGEVVEYVGQTPDGVYWILRYAGGYALYATSEPDLRPEGCEVARWGAPSPDYRPLAEVMTAIGVDAWHEAGYYGQGVRVGVIDTRFDGLDELLATAALDATQITLLQPLENLTQVSPEATGTAPYHGTNVLEVLTAIAPQAEYVIAQAASAEQFQAAVDGLIAADVHIIVHAGNVITSDPGPYHDAVRRATAANILWVNSAGNIGAGYYPGRFSGGGGLLPLHQFEDPNRSGLQQGLMVPVNREGPVSVTVLWEDDRTAQVVNDFDLVVSGNCRLDATGTFQPLSSDNNQATSEAEPRERVVLTSGELAQIGDYLAVPSVGVQQACPGSAQPDGIADNEIYISLLDSGRSATVDTRFDVYVEGALPAAYDPDIARSLDPVVLPPGDIPESLTVGAYDPRTNQMAWYSGRYNSLQYYTINRDVDYSLDEIVKPDIVTYGELLLPTGQRFFGTSAATPVVGGVAAILGSSLYSNGQPDFGILRELLSTQHNRCLDNDGSVTHVLRYLKLDPPGFSDDTRATCSQYGWTDDLSTAFVTNYKSPVIAGLETESTELSRLATSRRVASLDTDGNVEHRLLLGVEAFKLADTYEARRAIFSVISSVYVGPSGYQLYNVDLAPGFKIINFMQDQYALGFTPNNNQLVTITPENLLALWDLSNNYPYLIKTIGSGDSIQIGTLSPDGNLIAVGELDGDVVLYDIESGIAKLSFPTVLNEGEDFHAIWLNKTNHYLVVETTQRFFLWNLSTAELSVPPVQKTSQSDMQIDQQGRIYLVAWQETTVTIVDFVTRNTLFRASLSNSGRPVVSPDGRYVAVPTQDGTVSLWNIETQAVKSFEFDHDLLLHSSQIFVPFSDNTNLDVVFSPDSTILVLYAYSRTEHRAGIVIWDAVTGEVLGEPISAVTSENNLPYFSPDNNILFGADCWIESESSQGEMQPQDCISPQLHPWLISEKDYFRYLPVYGETPVVSAYSSDGRYFVTEVDYGDTHLTALWERTSGDYSLWEFVTTIPFDGPMLHPGNSAQIHISPDLKMVSWPSSNGTYLWKFEEDVLYPLSGGTSTLAWGGTSNLVFSPDSSILASVDSNCDVSVYRTSEVELFVQLAQPFELEQPSCGLKFSPYGQFLAQSLESWTENFESRTVIWDLSTLERPEWIFDGTVLAWIENGDTLVTRKRGESLLYWDMATGNLLRSIPDIGDRDRTAASNDGSIYAGTSGNSLNQIVTMWDLERGQVLGVPLDDISGYAWNLAFSPNNQVLVVSSEYGYTTFFDVAAQKKLGDVPILNSAYQFMFSEDGQTLLAFDGQNLFSMDVGWTSLMDRICRIVNRNFTQEEWQLYFPDEPYRETCDLEKVSSSSGYGSPFSHSVNSEVSHTVILQELSLAFAYPMDWEVPFRRDEIFWQLRRPVKKGWMSRGHRQFS, from the coding sequence ATGCAATTTAAGAATGCAATTGCGGTGTTGTTGATTCTCGTATTTGTTTTTGGAGAGTGTCCCGAAAAGGTAGATAGTCAATCTAGAGTTTGCGAGAGTGTTTCATCTGAGTCTATTACCGTATCGATGAGTACTGAAAGTATAGCAGATCCGACTACATTAGGCCCAGGCGAGGTTGTAGAGTATGTGGGGCAGACGCCGGATGGAGTGTACTGGATCCTGCGGTACGCTGGTGGCTACGCCCTCTATGCGACCAGTGAACCTGACCTGCGTCCCGAAGGATGCGAGGTGGCGCGGTGGGGAGCGCCATCGCCAGACTATCGTCCGCTGGCAGAGGTCATGACCGCGATAGGGGTCGACGCCTGGCACGAAGCAGGCTACTACGGGCAAGGCGTGCGGGTGGGGGTTATCGACACGCGCTTCGACGGGTTGGATGAGCTGCTGGCGACCGCGGCGCTGGACGCCACACAGATCACCCTGCTGCAACCGCTTGAGAACCTGACACAGGTCTCCCCCGAAGCAACGGGCACCGCGCCGTATCACGGCACGAATGTGCTGGAGGTGCTGACTGCCATTGCGCCACAGGCTGAGTACGTCATCGCACAAGCCGCCAGCGCGGAGCAGTTTCAAGCCGCGGTGGATGGGTTGATCGCTGCCGACGTCCACATCATTGTGCATGCCGGGAATGTGATCACCTCCGACCCCGGTCCATATCATGACGCCGTGCGACGGGCAACCGCTGCGAACATCCTGTGGGTGAACTCGGCAGGCAACATCGGGGCAGGTTACTACCCGGGACGGTTCTCTGGTGGCGGCGGGTTGCTGCCGCTGCACCAGTTTGAGGACCCCAACCGGTCTGGGTTACAGCAGGGCTTGATGGTGCCCGTCAACCGTGAGGGGCCGGTGTCAGTGACGGTGCTGTGGGAGGATGACCGCACGGCACAGGTGGTGAATGACTTCGACCTGGTGGTGTCGGGCAACTGCCGCCTGGATGCGACCGGGACATTTCAGCCGCTCAGTTCAGACAACAATCAGGCGACAAGCGAGGCTGAACCGCGCGAACGCGTCGTGCTCACCTCAGGAGAACTGGCCCAGATCGGCGATTATCTGGCTGTACCCAGTGTAGGCGTCCAACAGGCGTGTCCTGGCAGCGCGCAGCCGGATGGGATTGCGGACAACGAGATCTACATCTCGCTGCTGGATTCCGGACGCAGTGCGACGGTAGATACGCGGTTTGATGTGTATGTCGAAGGTGCGCTGCCTGCAGCGTATGACCCGGACATCGCTCGCTCGCTGGACCCGGTGGTCTTGCCGCCCGGCGACATCCCGGAGTCGCTGACGGTCGGTGCGTATGACCCACGCACCAACCAGATGGCGTGGTACTCGGGACGCTATAACAGTCTGCAATACTACACGATCAATCGGGACGTGGATTACAGTCTAGATGAAATAGTCAAACCCGATATCGTCACTTATGGTGAGCTTCTGTTGCCCACTGGGCAAAGATTTTTTGGCACTTCTGCTGCTACTCCTGTAGTAGGCGGTGTGGCGGCAATATTAGGCAGTAGTTTATATTCCAATGGTCAACCTGACTTTGGGATTCTCCGCGAACTTCTTTCTACTCAGCACAATCGGTGTTTGGATAATGATGGTTCTGTGACCCATGTGTTGAGATACTTAAAATTAGATCCTCCTGGTTTCTCTGATGACACACGTGCGACTTGTAGCCAATATGGTTGGACAGATGACCTTTCTACAGCATTCGTTACAAACTACAAATCCCCAGTAATTGCAGGGCTAGAGACTGAATCCACAGAATTATCAAGACTGGCTACTTCCCGCCGCGTAGCAAGCCTTGATACAGATGGGAATGTCGAGCATAGGTTGTTACTAGGTGTAGAAGCCTTCAAACTTGCTGATACATACGAAGCACGCCGCGCGATTTTTTCTGTTATTAGTTCGGTTTATGTTGGCCCCAGCGGATATCAACTGTATAACGTTGATCTTGCTCCTGGTTTCAAAATCATCAACTTCATGCAGGATCAATATGCTTTAGGATTCACGCCAAATAACAACCAATTAGTAACCATCACACCTGAGAACCTTCTTGCATTGTGGGATTTGTCAAACAATTACCCTTATTTGATAAAGACTATTGGTTCAGGAGATTCGATTCAGATTGGTACTCTTAGTCCCGATGGAAATCTTATCGCAGTCGGCGAGCTAGACGGTGATGTTGTTTTGTATGATATTGAAAGCGGAATCGCTAAGTTATCATTCCCAACAGTCTTGAACGAGGGAGAGGATTTTCATGCAATTTGGCTCAATAAAACAAATCATTACTTGGTTGTAGAAACAACCCAGCGATTTTTCCTATGGAATCTATCTACGGCTGAACTTTCTGTTCCGCCGGTGCAAAAGACTTCGCAAAGTGATATGCAGATTGATCAGCAAGGCCGCATATATTTGGTCGCTTGGCAGGAAACCACGGTAACGATCGTTGATTTCGTGACGAGGAATACCCTCTTTAGGGCTTCGCTGAGCAACAGTGGTCGGCCTGTTGTTAGCCCAGATGGTCGATATGTAGCCGTTCCAACTCAAGACGGCACAGTGAGTCTATGGAATATAGAAACACAAGCAGTGAAATCGTTTGAATTTGATCATGATTTACTTTTGCATTCCTCTCAAATCTTTGTACCTTTTTCAGACAATACAAATCTAGATGTAGTATTCAGTCCCGACAGCACCATATTAGTGTTATATGCTTACTCTAGAACAGAACATAGGGCGGGGATCGTTATTTGGGATGCAGTCACTGGTGAGGTCTTGGGAGAACCGATTTCGGCAGTTACTTCAGAAAATAACCTACCTTATTTTAGCCCGGATAATAACATCCTTTTTGGGGCAGATTGTTGGATTGAAAGTGAGTCTAGCCAAGGAGAAATGCAACCCCAAGACTGCATATCGCCACAACTCCACCCCTGGCTTATCTCAGAAAAGGATTATTTCAGGTATTTGCCAGTTTACGGCGAAACTCCTGTAGTTTCAGCATATAGTTCTGACGGTAGATATTTCGTGACTGAGGTAGATTATGGAGACACACATCTGACGGCACTTTGGGAACGAACATCAGGTGATTACTCACTGTGGGAATTTGTGACAACTATACCTTTTGACGGCCCAATGCTACACCCTGGCAACAGTGCGCAGATCCACATTAGCCCTGATCTCAAGATGGTGTCTTGGCCCTCCTCAAATGGAACTTATTTGTGGAAATTCGAAGAAGACGTTTTATATCCGCTTTCTGGAGGGACGTCTACTTTAGCGTGGGGAGGAACATCTAATCTGGTGTTCAGTCCAGACTCAAGTATTTTAGCGTCGGTAGACTCCAACTGCGATGTCTCTGTGTATAGAACTTCGGAAGTTGAGTTATTTGTGCAACTGGCGCAACCATTTGAATTAGAGCAACCAAGCTGCGGCTTGAAATTTAGTCCTTATGGCCAGTTTCTGGCTCAATCCTTAGAGTCTTGGACAGAAAATTTCGAGTCGAGAACTGTGATTTGGGATTTGAGCACTCTCGAAAGACCTGAATGGATTTTTGACGGCACAGTTTTGGCTTGGATAGAAAATGGTGACACACTAGTAACAAGAAAACGTGGAGAAAGCTTGCTATATTGGGATATGGCAACTGGAAATCTGCTTAGAAGCATACCTGATATAGGAGACAGAGATCGGACTGCGGCAAGCAACGATGGAAGCATATATGCTGGAACAAGTGGCAATTCCTTGAATCAAATAGTCACAATGTGGGATCTAGAGCGTGGGCAGGTATTGGGCGTGCCTTTGGACGATATTTCGGGTTATGCCTGGAATTTGGCATTTAGTCCAAATAATCAGGTATTAGTTGTAAGTTCTGAGTATGGATATACTACATTTTTTGATGTTGCTGCTCAAAAAAAACTTGGCGATGTGCCTATTCTTAATAGTGCTTACCAATTTATGTTTAGCGAGGATGGCCAAACATTGCTGGCTTTCGATGGGCAGAACTTGTTTTCAATGGACGTTGGGTGGACATCTTTGATGGATCGCATATGTCGAATAGTGAACAGAAATTTTACGCAAGAAGAATGGCAGCTATACTTTCCAGATGAACCATATCGTGAAACATGTGATTTGGAGAAAGTTTCCTCCTCCTCAGGATATGGATCACCATTCTCACATTCTGTGAACAGCGAGGTATCTCATACCGTTATACTCCAGGAATTGTCACTAGCTTTTGCTTATCCGATGGATTGGGAAGTTCCCTTCCGCAGGGACGAAATCTTTTGGCAGCTACGCAGACCGGTGAAGAAGGGCTGGATGAGCCGGGGACACCGGCAATTCTCATAG
- a CDS encoding transposase, which produces MQTRQPYPTDLTDEQWALIEPLLPQETRGRKPVHTRREMVNALLYMARTGCQWRMLPHDLPPWAAVYAFWRRLVALQVLERINDALRIQIRLQEDQDADPSVLIVDSQSVQTAEKRGPAD; this is translated from the coding sequence ATGCAGACACGACAACCCTATCCGACGGATTTGACAGACGAGCAGTGGGCATTGATTGAACCGCTGCTGCCCCAAGAGACACGCGGACGCAAGCCGGTACATACGCGTCGAGAAATGGTCAACGCGCTGCTGTACATGGCACGTACCGGTTGCCAATGGCGGATGCTCCCACACGACCTACCACCCTGGGCGGCGGTATACGCCTTCTGGCGTCGCCTGGTGGCCCTCCAGGTCCTGGAGCGGATCAATGATGCGCTACGCATCCAGATCCGGCTGCAAGAAGATCAGGACGCCGATCCGAGTGTGCTCATTGTGGACAGCCAATCCGTTCAAACGGCTGAAAAAAGGGGGCCTGCGGACTAG